In Pongo pygmaeus isolate AG05252 chromosome 19, NHGRI_mPonPyg2-v2.0_pri, whole genome shotgun sequence, the genomic stretch GGTGATATACTTGGAGTATTTCTGAAAATTGTGAGAATTGCAATTTTATAGCTTGCCACTACTGTTTTGGAAGAAATGGGGACAGTCTTGTGGCATGATTTCCACTCTTTATAGTATAGACACCagggttttattgttgttgtttaacaGTGGGATTCTGTGAATACTATCCAGTCTTTCCCTAGTATTCTGTTCTAGGTGTCCACATAAGTGTAGACGAAAATAATTGAGGAATGAACAAcaaagaagagggaaagagatAGGGGGAAAATATGAATGTTGGAAAAACATAGCCTCATTGAAAGATTGTCATGGATAAAGACTTGCTTTTTATATTGCagatattgaaaatatatttgagatgaAAGATGTGTCCCTTTTCCCATCCCTATGTGATGCTTATTGTAGGAGACCACAAAGGTAGAGGACAAATTCTATTTGCCTTGGCAGTCTAAGCAACACTCCAAGTAGCAAAAGGAGAATCCTGTTTATTTCCAAAATCACACCTTTTAGGAAGGGATGATTTCTAACTTATAGTAGTATAAATTCTTTTGGGtacctttttactttttattgtgttGCAGCCAAAGATAACTGATATTTATTTAGAGCAATAGGCCTATATTACAATCTCTGTGCTCAATGCTTTTCTTTGCATAATTTAATAGCTCTAATTCTGCATTATAAGATCAATGGTTTAagtgaatattttgttttctgcattAGGGCCATTCATTGAATTTGAAGAGATAAACTTGACTGAGTTGTGGGGAGACATGGATAATCAGAAACACATTTACGAAGGTCTCGACAAAGTGCTCTTGGAGATGAATACATTACTTTCTGCAAAACATGCTAGCAAAACCCAAAGTAAATTATTAGAAAGTCCAGATCAACCTAAACTCGATGAGCCGAGAAcatcaacaccaccaccaaaCCCGCCAGAACAGAGGAGAGGAGTAACTGCAGAACAAGGACCACAGAGAATTTCAACTGAAGAACAAGAACAAGGCAAAAAGCCAACTGCAGAACAAGAACTGTACATAGAATCAGTAATAGAACCAGGAACACACACAGAGTCAACTCTAGAACAAGGGTCAAGTAGAGGGTTACTAACAGaacaagaaacacacagagagtCAACTACAGAACAAGGACAGCACAAAGGGTCAATAGAAGGACAAGGACAAGGACCACGCAGAGTGTCAGTTTCAGGACAAGGATCAAGCAGAGAGTCAGTTGCAGAACAAGGGTCATGCAGAGAGTCTATTGCAGAACAAGATCGACGCGAAGGGTCAGTAGCAGAACAAGGATCACGCAGAATGTCAGCTGCAGAACAAGGATCACTCAGAGAGTCAATAATAGAAGAACCATACCAAAAATCAGAACAAGGACCTTATGGAGGGATAATTTCAGAAGAGCAGGAAGACATAGGCTCAACTTCACAATCAAGAAAAGATAGTAtcttaaaaagtacaaaatatggGGAACCTATATACTCTGAGTACACTGAAGTCCCTCTACAGGAAAAGAGGTCTTGGGAACAAACATATGAAGAGGAAATATTCCTGAGTTCTGAACTGCAAGAGGAAGTTCCAACGTTAAGTAGAAAAGATCACTTTTCAGGTAGCAATGCAGTTCTTCTACAACACCAGCTCCCTGTTTCATGGAATGGTTTTTAAAGTCTTTTCAGAAAATACTCATTtaagttagaattttttttctggcataTCAGGTCTTGCAAACCTCAGGCATATTTTGCTGCTCCACATGAGTCTAGACCTTGAACAATAATCAATTAAGTTAATTATATTCACCAATGAAATGCAAACCAGAATGTCTATAGTGTCAATTTACGGATAATTTCCATTGCACTAGATTATAGAAGTGTTTTAATTCGGTTTCTGAAAAGGTAGTAGAagcctttttgttttaaatgtaatgtcttgggaggaggagccaagatggcctaataggaacagctctggtctacagctcccagcatgagcgataaagaagacgggtgatttctgcatttccatctgaggtaccgtgttcatctcactagggagtgccagacagtgggcgcaggtcagtgggcgcaggtcagtgggtgagcacaccgtgcgccagccgaagcaggggcgaagcactgcctcactcgggaagcgcaaggggtcagggagttccctttccaagggtgacagacggcacctggaaaatcgggccactcccacccgaatactgtgcttttccgacgggcttaggaaatggtgcaccaggagattatagcccgcacctggctcagagggtcctatgcccacggagtctccctgattgctagcacagcagtctgagatcaaacagcaaggcggcagcgaggctgggggaggggtgcccgccattgcccaggctcgcttaggtaaacaaaggaagctcgaactgggtggagcccaccacagctcaaggaggcctgcctgcctctgtaggctccacctctgggggcagggcacagacaaacaaaaagacagcagtaacctctgcagacttaaatgtccctgtctgacagctgtgaggagagcagtggttctcccagcacgcagctggagatctgagaacaggcagactgcctcctcaagtgggtccctgacccctgacccctgagcagcctaacagggaggcaccccccagcaggggcaggctgacacctcacacggccccggccaggtactccaacagacctgcagctgagggtcctgtctgttagaaggaaaactaacaaacagaaaggacatccacaccaaaaacccatctgtacatcaccatcatcaaagaccaaaagtagataaaaccacaaagatagggaaaaaacagagcagaaaaactggaaactctaaaaagcagagtgcctctcctcctccaaaggaacgcagttcctcaccagcaacggaacaaagctggacagagaatgactttgacgagctgagagaagaaggcttcagatgatcaaattactccgagctacgggaggatattcaaaccaaaggcaaagaagttgaaaactttgaaaaaaatttagaagaatgtataactagaataaccaatacagagaagtgcttaaaggagctgatggagctgaaaaccaaggctcgagaactacgtgaagaatgcagaagcctcaggagccgatgcgatcaaatggaagaaagggtatcagccatggaagatgaaatgaatgaaatgaagcgagaagggaagtttagagaaaaaagaataaaaagaaacgagcaaagcctccaagaaatgtgggactatgtgaaaagaccaaatctacgtctgattggtgtacctgaaagtgacggggagaatggaaccaagctggaaaacactctgcaggatattatccaggagaacttccccaatctagcaaggcaggccaacattcagattcaggaaatacagagaacaccacaaagatactcctcgagaagagcaactccaagacacataattgtcagattcaccaaagttgaaatgaaggaaaaaatgttaagggcagccagagagaaaggtcgggttaccctcaaagggaagcccatcagactaacagcggatctctcggcagaaaccctacaagccagaagagagtgggggccaatattcaacattcttaaagaaaagaattttcaagccagaatttcatatccagccaaactaagcttcataagtgaaggagaaataaaatactttacagacaagcaaatgctgagagattttgtcaccaccaggcctgccctaaaagagctcctgaaggaagcgctaaacatggaaaggaacaaccagtaccagccactgcaaaatcataccaaaatgtaaagaccatcgagactaggaagagactgcatcaactaacgagcaaaataaccagctaacatcataatgacaggatcaaattcacacataacaatattaactttaaatgtaagtggactaaatgctccaattaaaagacacagactggcaaattggataaagactcaagacccatcagtgtgctgtattcaggaaacccatctcacgtgcagagacacacacaggctcaaaataaaagcatggaggaagatctaccaagcaaatggaaaacaaaaaaaggcaggggttacaatcctagtctctgataaaacagactttaaaccgacaaagatcaaaagagacaaagaaggccattacataatggtaaagggatcaattcaacaagaagagctaactatcctaaatatatatgcacccaatacaggagcacccagattcataaagcaagtcctgagtgacctacaaagagacttagactcccacacattaataatgggagactttaacaccccactgtcaacattagacagatcaacgagacagaaagtcaacaaggatacccaggaattgaactcagctctgcaccaagccgacctaatagacatctacagaactctccaccccaaatcaacagaatatacatttttttcagcaccacaccacacctattccaaaattgaccacatacttggaagtaaagctctccttagtaaatgtaaaagaacagaaattataacaaactgtctctcagatcacagtgcaatcaagctagaactcaggattaagaatctcactcaaaactgctcaactacatggaaactgaacaacctgctcctgaatgactactggatacataatgaaatgaaggcagaaataaagatgttctttgaaaccaacgagaaccaagacacaacataccagaatctctgggatgcattcaaagcagtgtgtagagggaaatttatagcactaaatgcccacaagagaaaacaagaaagatccaaaattgacaccctaacatcacaattaaaagaactagaaaagcaagagcaaacacattcaaaagctagcagaaggcaagaaataactaaaatcagaacagaactgaaggaaatagagacacaaaaaacccttcaaaaaattaatgaatccaggagctggttttttgaaaggatcaacaaaattgatagaccgctagcaagattaataaagaaaaaaagagagaagaatcaaatagatgcaataaaaaatgataaaggggatatcaccaccgatcccacagaaatacaaactaccatcagagaatactacaaacacctctacgcaaataaactagaaaatctagaagaaatggataaattcctcaacacatacacccgcccaagactaaaccaggaagaagttgaatctctgaatagaccaataacaggagctgaaattgtggcaataatcagtagcttaccaaccaaaaaaagtccaggaccagatgggttcacagccgaattctaccagaggtacaaggaggaactggtaccgttccttctgaaactattccaatcaatagaaaaggagggaatcctccctaactcattttatgaggccagcatcatcctgataccaaagccaggcagagacacaaccaaaaaagagaattttagaccaatatccttgatgaacattgatgcaaaaatcctcagtaaaatactggcaaacagaatccagcagcacatcaaaaagcttatccaccatgatcaagtgggcttcatccctggaatgcaaggctggttcaatatatgcaaatcaataaatgtaatccagcatataaacagaatcaaagacaaaaaccacatgattatctcaatagatgcagaaaaggcctttgacaaaattcaacaacgcttcatgctaaaaactctcaataaattaggtattgatgggatgtatctcaaaataataagagctatctatgacaaacccacagccaatatcatactgaatgggcaaaaactggaagcattccctttgaaaactggcacaagacagggatgccctctctcaccacttctattcaacatagtgttggaagttctggccagggcaattaggcaggagaaggaaataaagggtattcaattaggaaaagaggaagtcaaattgtccctgtttgcagacaacatgattgtatatctagaaaaccccattgtctcagcccaaaatctccttaagctggtgagcaacttcagcaaagtctcaggatacaaaatcaatgtacaaaaatcacaagcattcttatacaccaataacagacaaacagagagccaaatcatgagtgaactcccattcacaattgcttcaaagagaataaaatacctaggaatccaacttacaagggatgtgaaggacctcttcaaggagaactacaaaccactgctccaggaaataaaagaggatacaaacaaatggaagaacattccatgctcatgggtaggaagaatcaatatcgtgaaaatggccatactgcccaaggtaatttacagattcattgccatccccatcaagctaccaatgactttcttcacagaattggaaaaaactttaaagttcatatggaaccaaaaaagagcccgcatcgccaagtcaatcgtaagccaaaagaacaaagctggaggcatcacgctacctgacttcaaactatactacaaggctacagtaaccaaaacagcatggtactggtaccaaaacagagatatagatcaatggaacagaacagagccgtcagaaataatgccacatatctacaactatctgatctttgacaaacctgagaaaaacaagaaatggggaaaggattccctatttaataaatggtgctgggaaaagtggctagccatatgtagaaagctgaaactggatcccttccttacaccttatacaaaaatcaattcaagatggattaaagacttaaatgttagacctaaaaccataaaaaccctagaagaaaacctaggcattaccattcaggacataggcatgggcaaggacttcatgtctaaaacaccaaaagcaatggcaacaaaagccaaaattgacagtgggatctaattaaactaaagagcttctgcacagcaaaagaaactaccatcagagtgaacaggcaacctagaaaatgggagaaaattttcgcaacctactcatctgacaaagggctaatatccagaatctacaatggactccaacaaatttacaagaaaaaaacaaacaaccccatcaaaaagtgggtgaagaacatgaacagacacttctcaaaagaagacatttatgcagccaaaaaacacatgaaaaaatgctcaccatcactggccatcagagaaatgcaaatcaaaaccacagtgagataccatctcacaccagttagaatggcaatcattaaaaagtcaggaaacaacatgtgctggagaggatgtggagaaataggaacacttttacactgttggtgggactgtaaactagttcaacccttgtggaagtcagtgtggcgattcctcagggatctagaactagaaattccatttgacccagccatcccattactgggtatatacccaaaggactataaatcatgctgctataaagacacatgcacacgtatgtttattgcggcattattcacaatagcaaagacttggaaccaacccaaatgtccaacaatgatagactagattaagaaaatgtggcacatatacactatggaatacaatgcagccataaaaaattatgagttcatgtcctttgtagggacatggatgaaactggaaatcatcattctcagtagactatcgcaagaacaaaaaaccaaacaccacatattctcactcacaggtgggaattgaacaatgagaacacatggacacaggaaggggaacatcacacttcggggactgttgtggggtgggggcaggggggagggatagcattgggagatatacctaatgctaaatgacgagttaatgggtgcagcacaccagcatggcacatgtatacatatgtaactaacctgcacattgcgcacatgtaccataaaacctaaagtataataaaaaaaaaaaagattctaatgGAAACAATTCCTCTTGAAATGTGGTTCTTTATATAAGGATGATAACATGTAATTGAAATCAAGTATAGCTGCAGAACAATTCATTGTAGAAACATAAATGATGTAAATAAAGTTCACTGAATTTAACACCATTGGCCCAGGAATGGACAAACTTTTGATTCCAGTAAAGAGTCAGTTAttcactatattttaaatatttttatatcttttgacttttgacaaaaATGGACTcaaaagatacaataaaaataaacaatgatccctaaaaaaaaaaataaaataaaaataaataaataaatgtaatgtctGATATTAGAAaccactttaaaaattttcttttatttcaactgtaaatgggtcttgcttttttcagttaaatataaaatacatgttctAGAAGAGTTTCTGAAAGTCATATTCAAGACAGAATGCACCctgcatttcaaatatttattctcatGTCTTTGGTCAGAATTTAGGCatacagtagttcccccttatccacggttttgctttccacagtttcagttaaCCACAATCAACCATAGTCAGAAAGTATTAcatggaaaattctagaaataattcatacatttttaattgtgcaccattctgagtagtgtAATGAAATCTTGCACCTTTTGTTCAGTGTGTCCATGTTGTCTATGTTACCTGCTCATTAGTCACTTAATAGCTGCTGGATTATCAGATTGTCATTATGTTGCAGTACTCTTGTTCAAGTAACCTTTATTTTACCTAATAATGGCTTCAGTCACAAGAGTAATGGtgctggcaatttggatatgccaaagagaagccataaagtgcTACCTTtgaagtgaaaaggtgaaaattctcagctgggcatggtggctcatgcctgtaatcccagcactttgagaggctgagacgggtggatcgcttgagcccaagagttcaaaaccagcctgagcaacatggcgaaatgtcatctcaaaaaaaaaaaaaaaattagctggacacggtggcatgCAACCATAGTCTcggctacgcaggaggctgaggtggaaagatcacctgAACCtcaggaggttgagcctgcaataagccatgattgcaccactgcactccatctagcctaagcaacaaagtgagaccctatcaagaaagaaagaaagaagagagagagaggaaggaaggaaggaaggaaggaaggaaggaaggaaggaaggaaggaaggaaggaaggaaggaaggaaggaaggttcaTTCTCAACTtagtaaggaaagaaagaattgtaTTCTGAGGTTGCTGAAATTTACAGTAAGAACAAATCTTTTACTTAttaaattgtgaagaaggaaaaagaaattcatgctacTTTTTCTGTCacacctcaaactgcaaaagtatatatactatctgcagtttcaggcattcaCTAGGGATCTTGGAACATATCCTGCCAAGGTTAAAAAGGGGGCTATTGTATAGTAATACCTAGCTGTGAGGGTGGCTGAGAAATGTAGCCCTCATTTTGCATGGCCAAATTGGATACGATAATAGCTTTTGCTATAGAGCTGCTTTCAACAATTCAAGTTATTAAGTGACTTCACTGTGGTCGATTGCAACACTGCATATATGGGAAAGTACTTAGAGTTTTTGGTGTTCTATATGCAACGCATTTCTATCACTTATTAACCTTAGAATAgctaatggaatatgtaatgtctAATTCATAAGCATTTTCATTTGTACCTTTTAGAAACTACAAAAAAGGAAGTTCAGAAAGACAAGCCCTGTGAACCCAAGTCCCAAGAAATAGAAGGAAAGTCATGGTCAGGTAActcctcatttaatcctcctttcatttataccctagaacaaaaatattatgaaagCGAAGTTTGATTGGCTATGTTATGGAATGTGTTTTTACAGGTGAATTTTTTACTTGTAACTGGAAAATGAAGTATGTCACATTTGAAGATGAGGAACAGGCAAACTTAATCTATGGTAACTCCAGGTTCACAGGTACATGTTAACAATGAAAGTAGGAAGAATAGATGGCAGTCCAATAGATGGATTTAATTTACTGTGGTACTCGATGATAAAGACTGAATTTAGCTAAGGCAGAATGGGAAGGTGTTCTTTGCATTATTTTGTCCTTGAGCTGGTGAATCTAAATATATACCAGATAGATATATTTGGTGGTGATGTACTATTGATGGTGGCATGTGCTATTGATGAATGCTCTTCTGCTTTAAAACTTATGGCATTAGTATCCATTTTTTAACCATGATATGGCCCTACCACTGCTTTAAAGCTATGATCTAAGCATACAGAGAAAATCAGACATTAGATACTAAAACTCAATAGAAATCATTTCAGCTATTCCTTTCCCTGGTAGGGCCACATCTAAACACATGAGACAAGTGAGAATCTATCTTGTTTTTGAAGACTTGCAAAGAAAGATCTACTCAACAGAGCAGAGTAGCTTCTGGCTTTCAGACAAAGCATGTCTTTAAAATGATTGTTCCAAAAGCACTCATATTTCACTAAAATGCTATTATATTGTTTTGCCTTTCACATCAACAAGTTGTAGAACTAAATTAGATCAAGATTATCTTCTTCCTACCTgcaaatttttctctcatttaagcCTCAAATAACAAACTTCCTATCCTCAAATTTTCTGGTGAAAATGCATGGCATTGATCAACCTCTTGCAGCCTGCTAGTTCATGTTCTTCTTCTTAGTCATCTTTATATCAATTTTGCTTTACCGATGTATGTAAAAATTGTGAGTAATCATTTTTTTGAGTCACATCAAATCTCATATAGAAGGTATAAGGGCATGAATGattgaatcaatgaataaatcaAACGGAAGTCACTTTGctgaaattttatgaaatatactTCATAATGTACTATTGAGCTAAAAGGTAAATATATTAGTCAAGACTCTTGGAGGAAGGAGTTGTGGTGGTGGTATTTAGTAATTTATCTAACTAGAAAGTTCAGAGTGCAGCTGTTTTCAGGCACAACTAGATTCAAAGGCTCAACAATAGCAGGATActgtcttcctctgagccctGTTTTTCTGTGTCACTTTCAATTGAGACAGTTTTCTCCATGTTGTGACAAAAATGGCCATGAAAGCATCTCTAAGCTTATATTTTACTAGTTCAGCAGTCAGAGTACAAAAAGAATGATTCGTTCCTAATAGTTCTTCCAAAAGTTCTGAGGCTAACTCTCATTGGCCTATAGTAGGTTACATTGCTATCATATATGAATTGTTAGCCAGACGTATATCACATGACCATCCATGGCACAAAAGTGGGAGGCACAGTATGACCTGACTCATCTGAACTGACAATGGAGAGatgtttttccaaagaaaaaaagaggatgcTGTCCTCATGAAGGGAGCATGGATTCCTGACAGGCAAAAATAGCAGGTATTCATTACAATAGGCACTCATTTATTTTCCCTAACTGAAAGAATTGTTCACTTTACTGCTTGGTAATATTTCCTGCTTGACAGATTTACACTCAATTATCAGAAATATTCAGTCTTGCAAGGAGataaaaggcagaactgccttCAATGGAGTTTCATTCAATCTGCTCCAGTTTGTGCAACTCCTGGAGACATTTGTTGGTGAAGACGCTCCCTTGAGTGTCAGCGAGACTCTCACCTCATTTTTTAAGGAGGGCTATGTTGAAACAGAACAAGAGAAAATGAATGCCTTAAAACAGGTgggtaatattatttattaatgatACAAGTGAGGTCACTATTATAAGTAAATCTCTCAACCTCAGTTGCTCCCGATGTGGCTCGTGTTAAAAAATGTACAACCAAACTGATCACTTTCTTTCAACAAGCATAGCCATTAAAGATTCTATTTTATCATCAAATATTCTAAGATCACACCCCAGAGAACTCATTCCCCTAATAATAACATGATTGCTCCTGGCAGGAGATGGTTTATTGTACAGCTTTATTCTTTCTCTGAAGCTTTTTGAGAAGCAGATATGGATATATGCAAAGATGTGTGTCTGCATTATTTGCCTGTGTGTGAGTGTCTTTACGAGTACACACACCTGGGGTATGATTAGGGCCTGAGTATATATTTTTACTCAAGAGCACCCAGGTAGTACGTATTTCCTAAGAACTTGCTACTTACTTGGGTGACAGGAAAGTGCGTACACATTAGCTTATATAAACAATTTATTCTCTCTTATATGAAATATGTAAATTACTTTCACTAAGCTTATTCAGTAATCATCAGTCTTATGAGTCTTTTCAACCTAATTCTAGACAATTCCCTTTACcttctcaattccatttcttcctaCTAAATCAAAaggtatatattcattttatttttgcaattaaaTCTATCTAGATATTAATTCAATTACTATCTCACTAATATAATTAACCTAGTGaaaactctaaaagaaaaataaaattaatgtcaaATATAGTCaatcttaaatataaaaaaaaatttttaaaacactgccattattattatttaaacacTGCCATTCATTCCCCTTCGCTCAAAACATATCccttagggccaggtgcagtggctcatgcttgtaattccagtgctttgggaggctgaggagggaaaatCTCTTGGGCTCAGGAATTTGAAGTTACAGTGAACTGTAATtatgccactctattccatcctgggtgacatagcaagactctgtctctaaataaaaataataataattttaaaatacactctCTGTATTTATCACATTCCTGAACAACTAGAgaaggagtggaaaagaatggtcAAAGATTCTTAAGGTTTGTAgaagaaatttgcaaaaaaaaaaaaaaaaaaagattcctaagGAATACTAATGCAGaaaatgcctattttttttttttcttcaaagccaGTCAAGTTTAGCAGTGGGAGGTTGTATACCAACTTTAGTGACACTAATGTTAATAAGTTCTGATAACCCCCTACCATGGACCAACCAAgaatgtctgttttgttttgtttttgtttttgttctggcCTAGAGGTAAAACAGAGAAATGGTATTTAAGGGATTAAAATTAAtcactgcattttcttttctaaaaaattaaaaaaaaaatttttttaagactgaggtctcactatgttgctcaggctggtctccaactcccggcctcaagcgatactcctgcctcagcctcttgagtggctggctttacagggatgcaccactgCTGAATCACTGCATTTTCCATTAATATGCTTAGCCTCAGAGTAAAGCTGTTTTAACAAAAGATGCTGGACTTTTTTTGGAATAAACACAGAATGCTAGCTAGCACGATGAACATGTATCTTCCATGCTTTATTATCCTGTTTGTATCCTAGTTTAGCCAAAATGCTTTCCAAGTCCGACAGAGGCTTCTCCTAGAAGCCATCTTTCAGAAGTGGGACAGTGATGGCTCAGGCTTCCTGGATCTGAAGGAAGTTGATGAACTCTTGTACACATACAAGGAGGGAATGGAAAAAGAATCTATGAAGAAAGGTAAAATATAAGAATGTTCTTATTTAAATTGTGGTAATTAACTTGGCTTCAAGTTTCTCAGTACACatatacagtaaaaatactgGTTATGCTAAAACCACTAGATAACCCTTCATGTCTACTAGTATAGCTAtacatttatcttatttatttttaatttctaaaaatagagatgggagtctcactg encodes the following:
- the EFCAB5 gene encoding EF-hand calcium-binding domain-containing protein 5 isoform X2, with the protein product MNESTTQEELRPAQENGKEDKERKWNLTEVKELHETLQSVPDVPVKEATNNVVEKATDEIKSQELNLEGQQKISPGSIKDSKTEASSNIAIRKSAKVIFALDETELKSKPEHTWKKNLFERMEARAQAMQQKIIDKENLKKELEKKAEKKLPRDNLAKEWFNTESMTLNNRAYLLDKLLPTLVPGVENMLTQVEKKKVLTEADTPRKFDPINYLGEYLMRNNPNYIKDPGMSGYQRVMKEVTEDLKIYVPDTICNRVSKMKENVKQNRKQRESIDKIKVKVANTRKQALQEQFDEWILDPKGMIPKSVIQNVLHEFFQNPDFKLGSHCKQLDITDSTEPRLNKMEFTEYISSHIKDLKSEMFEELLKHLCHSADEFREVIKADMRRQMFAELFLHCDHGKVGFLDRQRTLALLELFYDHSSPMLRSLLRSPRQWPFIEFEEINLTELWGDMDNQKHIYEGLDKVLLEMNTLLSAKHASKTQSKLLESPDQPKLDEPRTSTPPPNPPEQRRGVTAEQGPQRISTEEQEQGKKPTAEQELYIESVIEPGTHTESTLEQGSSRGLLTEQETHRESTTEQGQHKGSIEGQGQGPRRVSVSGQGSSRESVAEQGSCRESIAEQDRREGSVAEQGSRRMSAAEQGSLRESIIEEPYQKSEQGPYGGIISEEQEDIGSTSQSRKDSILKSTKYGEPIYSEYTEVPLQEKRSWEQTYEEEIFLSSELQEEVPTLSRKDHFSETTKKEVQKDKPCEPKSQEIEGKSWSGEFFTCNWKMKYVTFEDEEQANLIYGNSRFTDLHSIIRNIQSCKEIKGRTAFNGVSFNLLQFVQLLETFVGEDAPLSVSETLTSFFKEGYVETEQEKMNALKQFSQNAFQVRQRLLLEAIFQKWDSDGSGFLDLKEVDELLYTYKEGMEKESMKKGKEGSFFLLRPNFHKMRCKNFKCIFAEF